AgcataaatttattagataaaataaatattctataaaaGTTAAGGAAGGTAGGAGGTTAAGCTCTTATTTCCTACATTGTTTATATGTACTAGTTTagaaaaatttttaaactttggAATGCTTTACCCACTAGTATTCGGAAAGCACAAACGCTGGAGtcttttaaaaaattggtAAAGGATCATTATTTGCAAAGCTGCTAATCTTcactgttattattattatttttttttctttgttttgtttttgtttttatctgcttttatttttcttttaaatgcactCACCTTTAtaattgtgtgtgtgtgtgtgtgttttgtttttattatctttgcctcaatttatgtgtgttttttttttgtaattattgttatctTTTTTCCTTTTAACCTATTACGCTGATATGTTgtcttcttttttttgtttctgtgTACACTATCTTCCCAattttgtaattgtattaactttctgcttttattttttggttgcttggaagaaattgctGTTAAGCAATAAAGCCGCCAATTGCTTAGTATAATATCCTGATTTTGTCAAActttgtgtgtgcaataaagagtatataaatagaaaaatgtgGTTATGTTCTTACGAAATTAATACTTAACatgattattatgaaaattttaaaccatttccaatcggtcccagacacaatagattttctattgtctgtggttccggggcctgagttattaaaataacaatctCCTTGACTTATAATAGCCTTAtcttcaatttatattaaaaatacgtcttaaaagttaaacattttgaataaattcaGTAAGAATCAGAATAGAGAACTTAAATAAaagagtttttataaaaactagcATTCTTTTTAAATGGTCACATTGGACATGTTGAAATATTTGCAatggtttttttattttgtattaagtaataagttttcttgtgttttttttacagaCAATGTAGGAAAAATGGCCTTGACAGAACCTGTTGTTGTCGTCTGAagataaatcaatatttaaaaattataaattgactATGTTCAAAACTTTAGTCTTgtgtaaaatgttttgtagAGAAAGTTCATTAAATTAGAggttgtgtaaaataaattattttgtagttataagttatttattttcttaattacaattatattcaATACTTACAATATACAGGTATAATCACTAttacaaaatgttatttattaatattgtcaTACAGATAATGtacagtatataataaaagcataaattatatttatgaattactattttattttcatttaagttAAGAATCCATAAGGTCATTGTCCTTTTAGTAAATGATGATAAGTCTCTGAAAAAACGTAAGTttctttcaattattttagattattagagaGAGATTGCTGACAACTACTGAAATCTTCGTGATGAGATTCATTACTACAGGTAGGTTGTAGATCTTTTAATTCTGTTGCGATATCTACGTTCTCAACATCACACTTTATTAAATCTTGTGGCACAtcagaaataaacattttgttcAGCCAATTTCTATTCTTCCTTGTGAAGTTTGGCATGAAACTGCGACaatctttatatttcttctcaattttagaaataaaattaccaatAGCATTATCCATTTCTTTTTGTTGATTTTCAGTAAATTGTGGTTGTAATGTATCACCAAGTGCTGACTTAATCACCGAAAGTCTTTCCTCGTTATTGAGATCCGACGGTTTTGCCGATCGTCCGTTGATTTTCTTGCTTTCCGCTACCAAAAGGTTAAAAGCATCTAGTCTGGTTAACGCATTTGAAGAATCGGCATTTGTAGTTTTCTTAACTTTAGAAGTGGTATTTGTCTGTTCATTTGATGCCTTTTCATTTTCAACTAGTAAATTAGCTTGATGAGTATTTGAAGCCAATCCTTTTTCATCATGTAAAGCTTTCTTGACTTGAGAAGTATTTCTTGTTTTCTTAACTTGacaaatgtttatttgttcGGTTGAAGCCAATTCGTTTGTTAGTAAGGTTTGATTAGCTGGTGAAGTATTTGTTTCAACGCTTGAAGCGTCTTTATCTACTTGTAAAGTGCTTTTGTCTTCAGTATTTCTATGTTCGATTGTAGTATCGTTATCTACTGGTAAAGCTTTATCCAATTCGATTTCTGTTACTAAAGTTTTCTTACCTTGAGaaatgtttctttgtttgGTTGTACCCGATTGGTCATTtgttaatgatttttttttagtttgatTACTATTGGTCTGTTCGATTGAAGCTAATTCGTTTTCTGTTATTAAATGTGTTTTCTTGTCACGAGAAATATTTCTTGTTTTCTTAGCTTTGCaggttttatttgtttgttcaattgaattatttttatttgctaaTAAAGTTTTCTTAGCTTGAGAAGTGCTATCTATTTTTTCAGTTGAATCGAATTCTTTATGTCCTAGTAAATTTTTCTTGGCTTGACAAGCCTTATGTTCTTGTTCTGTTGATACTTCGTTACGTGCTATTGTTTTCACAGCTTGCGAAGTATTTCTTTCTTCGCTTGGAGCATCGTTAGTTGCTGGTAAAGTTTTCTTAGCTAGAAAGGTATTTCTTTGTTCAGTTGAAGTGTCGTTAACTGTTATTGTTTTCTTGGCTCGACGTGTATCATGTGCTTGTTCCGTTGAAGCGTCGTCATCAATTATAGTTTTCTTGGGTCGAGATTTGTTATTAGTGTCTTCAGTTGAAGCCAATTCGTTATCTACTAGAATAGGTGTTTTCTTGGCGTGacgatttttatttgtttcagtTGCATTGTTGTAATTTGCTACTAGAGGCTTCTTGGCTTGACAAGCGTCATGCTCTTGTTTAGTGTCGTCATCTGCCATTATTTTCGCAGCTTCTAAAGTATTCTTTTGACCAACATTGTCGGCTTGTGAAGTATTTATTTGTTCGGTTAAACCATCGTCATcagctattatttttttaattcgagTATTTGTTTGACCAACATGAGTATCATGTTCTCCTTGCTCTAAGTCATCCGTTCGGAGCACGGTTAGACATCCCTCAGCACGCTGGGTCGGGTCGTGTTGAGGCAATACGCAGCTCTGGGTCTTTGGCGGCTCCATGGCCTCACCCCCGTTCCCTCCAGGTACTATGTATGGATGCGGGGTTTTAGTTTCGGGTCACTCACTTGCGAATATAATACGAATGTTTGTGTATGGAAATAAATTTGCAAATTTCCTATACTAGTCTCTATGATTAGAGTTCGTGTGAACCTAGCACTCACTTGCAAACGTTCGTTAAATGTACGAATATTTATGCTCCGTGTATGCTCGTGTATGGAAAACATTACAAATGTGAGGACGATGCTTGAAGTATTGAGTTCGTGCGAATGTGAGTGACCGGATTTACCTTACGAGGGTGGACCCCTTCCCGCATCACATAGTACCCTTCATTggaaaaatatagtttttttttgatgttttttcttttggaaatcgattatttttaattaaaattctgtTGTCGACGGAGAGTCTTTTAATGTGTAGtgcaataaatattcaatcatattttgtgttataaCAACGTAAGAATTGGTTTTGTCAcacttcaaataattttggttaaaaacattgtttataTAAAGTAAGTCGCTTTTTGaggaaagaaagaaaagaaaaccTGCTCAATCTTTTAACAGTACAGATACTTACGGCTAGAGCGATTATGCGAATCGCTGGTATTTTTTCTAGAATCCCTTTCTTAAGTGGACATTGCATATATTTTCTGAACTTCTTATTACATAATAGTAAAGCACATACCAAATAACCCTACATCTATTATCATTAAACGAAATAAGATTCAtcgataattcttttatttaataaaggaTCAAAGGAATCGGAAcgaggaaataaataaaacacaccaAAGGGTTTAAGATATATTCATACATTGTATTTCCTCAAGGGAGATATGACATCAAGTGCGCGCTCATCGCAAACTACACTACttacatacaattaaatacaaataataataataatttaatacaaaacgATACAAATTAAATGCGGCGATTACAACGTTTTCAATTTCATCTGTGATTTTGACGCCATTGCTGGCAACACTGACGTTTAAATGACATTGAcagataagaataaaaaaaatctgctGTCACTTTTTAtgacttaaaaaatagatgcgaattcatatttatacttataaataactgTTAAATTGATAATGACTAGCATTTGATTGTTTTATCAGATTCAAGAATCGTTCGTCTCAACTATTTGCCATGTAGACTCATACTccgtttaaaacataaatatataaaagtttttaGAACTTATAACTAGATAGAGGCTAAAAACTTgtgtcaataaataaaaaaagaattgtgATGGAATTCTtctcttataaataatatgtaatcgtttaaataatgtttcttttttaaataaatgctcTTTTAAATGAGATAGTAAATCAGTGTTGCCAGCATTACAATTTgccaataaaatacaaaaatgattGATTGCATGTTTGCTAACTTCCCCAAAATATTTTgggtttattttgtatattataatttaatgcatTCTTGACAAattgtaaaatgaatattcgaTGACAGACGAGGCACAAAACCAgatcaaaattaaaacaatttaaaatgtctttatggtTTTAATTACCATCGTTTTTCAATCATCGAGGGCATGATATAACGTACGTTATATTCCTTAAACTCCTTCACAAAAATACCAATaacataaatgaaaaataaaatctctaaataaataattatcaataaataaaacacaaaatactTGGCAAGAAATAAATGCATCTTATCGATTAGAacaatcgattttttttaattttacctaTAATACGACATTTTGGCAATTtccaaacatttatttagcACCAATTTTGGCTAAATTACATtccaataaattaataataataattcgagTTCAAATCATACGGACCTCTGTCTATTCGCTATGAAAATCTATAGTCATAGAGTTTGACCATTATATCTTTGCACAAAAAGGGCGGcaaattggaaaaaaaacatattcaattttttctttttgaaacaaataaaagttcatttattaattaactataaCATTTCCATTCGTATCTATGCTATTGTatcatcaaataaaaaaaaataaacaacataaaaaaagtattttgtcTCCTGTTTTACTGCAGAGATACActggtaaatataaaaattgacaataaaaataaagatttattgtattaaaattgatataaaaattaaaaatagatagacagaggtattttaaaagagttcaaaataaacaataaaaaggcACTCAGCTAGGCTGAGCGATAAATAGCTTCaatcgtatttttaatttgcttttacttataattaaaacaaataatacaagagctagcgcgcaaaagcaacttttgtctccgcaactatttagtctctcccatcaactctatgggctagtaagaaagtgcaagcacgtagcgacgcaactccccatggagttgatgggagagactaaatagtgaaggagacaaaagttgctcttgcgcgctagctctaagtATGTTATCaagcaaataatatacttttgtAAGGAAATACTACTTAATTTTAAcgtcatttttaattgtcaattttttttaataataacaactgTCATCTATTTTTGTTACCAGTTTAAAAAATAGGATGAACTCTAAAAACTGGAGAAATTTTTATACGAAAAATCCAATTATTTagcgacttcaaaaaaaaaaggagcCCGCCGAGGAAttctcaattcggccggtatattttttttgtcttttttcttaaatatcttgtgttaacaaacaaaaaacaattaaaaatacaattgaagaataaaaacaaacaaattttactcATTGGATGAGTAAGCGACGTCAGTCTATCCATCGTCAAATTTGTTACGATATGTGTTAGTGATTTAGTggaaaaaaagtatttttctatacatttaatatagaAATCAATTGAAACCTATCTAAAACcagaattatttatctatctaTGTCGTACAGGATTAATTTGGACCGCATTATTACAACCCTGTGTTAAAagtctatttaaaattttgtctgCGTTCCCCTTGATGCTAACTGCCCTTAAATACTACAAAAATTCATTTCACACCAAATATTCTtaagatttttgtttataaatacgaaatcaTAAATTTTACTATCTTTTTATAACCATCAAGCGAAACGCATCTCATTTTTAACGATGGCAACAAACAGTCGACGCATTTGAATATGGAACGGTTATTgattcgaaatttaaaaatcactaacacatattttaaagctaaatAGTATTTCAATCATAAATTGCGCCAAATCGGCGCACTAAAATTGCCAAATTCGACATAACGTGTACGAATTAAAACATAACCACTTAAAGGGTCGACTATAATATACAATGGCATCAGAATCACAGATGAGTGTAAAAACGATAAAACTATCATAaaaatcacatttataattaaataataatatttaaaaatcacaGGTTTGAGACAGATCTCTATGCTTAAAACTAAGAGGAATACAAATTTGGCGGGAGCGGCGCTAAAATGCCGCTGAGACGATGCGTAATATGCGCATGTACTCTTGCGGCATTTTAGCGCACCCCCGACCGCagataagtaatatttttcattatctaTGGCATCACTCTTACACAGACATCCCAAAAATTCGTTAACCACATTCCCCCTATCGACTTGAACACATGTACGCATATCAAAAGCGGATGCCATAGTATTGCTAGTGTAAATAATACTGAATACACGCTGCCTTATAGAGagcttaaaattaaacacgcgaattaaacaaaataacgCAACGCACGAGCTGCGTCGCGTATACCGACGTCGAACGTAACGTGACGAAAAGTAATCAGTACATGAAAAAGCGGATAAAATAAACGCCGCGTAAAAAAAGTGCGACTCACGCGCGGTAACTACAACACTAACACGACATATACGCCCCGCGTAAAGGTACGGAATACGCGTAAACGTGACGCGACGCGTGACGCGCAACAAACGCACCAAACTGTTAACAACCAAAACTTTTTCATCACTTGCTGAATCAATACCAAAACTGTTAAAACGCGATACGCAAGTTTTATCATGCCATTTGAGCGCAAAAACGCACAGCTGCGTCAAAATGACGCAGAAGTAAACTTTTGTACGTAATTTTGTCACATTTGTGCGTTTCGCGAGCGGTCTTTTCGCGTTTTCGTGCGTTAAACGTTGCGTATTACGCGCGTTATGCGTTTGCGTCACATTTACGCGTTTGGGGCGGGGAGAGGGGTATAATAGACAATAGGACAGGGGTATCGCGGTAATGCGGCAAGCATCCGCTTTTTCACCGTACTGACGTGGTTTTAAAGGTTAAGGGCAATGCTGTTTTTTGGGTTTCTTTAAATGCTCCTCGTCGATACCGGACTTTGGCACCTATGGGAGGGAGCGATAAACGGCCGCTTAAGTATTTttgctttatatataaaaatttagaaaggtataaaaataagtagctATACCGCGCAGTTTCACCTGACGAAAACCCGGGAAAATGTTAGGTTGTGTTCTTGTGGTAATAACATATTACTACAGAATAAAACCGCGCGGCATAACTATAAGTATTCAATTATTTCaactatcaaaataaaaaaaatagatgtttcataatattatgtatttaaaattgcagtgcataatttaaatgttaccaTTTGaaaaaactaacaaaaattgcatttaatgctataaaaataacatcttAAATTCGACGAATATTTtttaggtaaaaaaaaatactaacataatatattcgatttttttaattcgcaTTATTTCTACAAAAATATCACATACCTCAGTGTACCGCTCCCCCTTAAGCGAGACAATCTTATTGTCCCTGTAGCGGACCATTTTCTTCGGCTCGATTTTAGGAGCTAACGGCTTATGCTCTTTTGTCTCTGCGTCCTTGTCCACATAGGAGTAactgaaattttattaaagatattttaggaataaataataataatttgttgtttttttaaagcatttgacgtaaaaaagttaaaaatgtcGTACATACAAAGTTATATAAACACAGTTAAACGAActcaaaatttatgtaaaatttaaattatctattaaaatttaatgaaatgtaataaaataattattatgataagcTAATGATTAATTACGATAGTGACTATCCTTGCTCGCAAATGTGTAAATCTTACcaacaataattattccatAACTGATTCCAGCTGTTCACAAAACGGTGTAAATGCGGCCCCACACAACAGACAAAATTGCCAAACCTAATATCAAAAGCCCCATGTTACGCAACGGTGTAAAAGCAGCCTCACCGAGCAATGATCCTGTTCTTGATCTCGTGATCGTCACACAGCGGTTGCTTCGCCACGGTGTGTATTGCGGCCGCGGATAGTGATTGTCCTTGCTCGCGACGGTGTAATAGAGTCGCTGCAGCACGCTCGGGGTCACCGCAAGCGATGGACACGCAGTGTTTTATCTGTTAATGGtaaaaaaaagatatatagaaaaactagctttccacccgcggcatcgcctgcgcagtcaaggaaaaacccacatagttcccgttcccgtggggtttccgggataaaatctatcctatgtccgGGACATAAAGGGACATAAAGACATCCGGAtgaaagtagcctatgtcctttctcgggtatcaaaatatctctataccaaatttcatgcaaattggttcagtagttaaggcgtgattgagtaacagacagacagacagagttactttcgcatttataatattagtagatatGGATAGTATGGATAGAGAATACTTTAATCtgttaaaaatttcaaataatattttatgtgtatGCTATCATATCTTTAAATCCAAACTACCTTCACCACTTTTCTCtaccatattataattttattgattcattcatttatttatgtaattcgATTCTAACCAATCATTTCGTTCAATCATTCATGTCATTCGTTCAATCATGTATTTCATTCACATTGTTCGTTCATTCATTACCTCCATAGCGCAAGTGTTCGGGAACATCTCAGTTAAGGCCCTGCACTGCTCCGCATATTCTTCAGTGTCTATGATAGGACGACGCTCCGCGCATTCAGAGCTTTCGGAGTTGGAATGAGAGCTgatgaaagaaaaatatttattaacccAGCCAGCATTTATTAAATCAGCCCCCGGAATAACAGAcataatagaaaatctattgtgtcgcgGTCTCATTGAgccgctcggtggtcaatggCTTAAAATGGCGCTTCCTTTTTTTTTGCGAATTTTTAAGCACGTAAAACTAATGGCCAGTTTAGTTTTGAGAATAATGTTGTAATACCAAATAGAGCAAAAACTAGaatcaaataatatgtattttaattctataaaGACTAATAAAATCACcctcaatataaataacactttatctctacatagtataaaacaaagctgCTGTCACTGTCTATTCTTAAATCtttattctataatatagtccattgaaaagttacatttgggaTTGCATTATTGAATgcattgcattttttttatcagataaatagtttaaaagaaaattagcggaacagaaaaaaaagtgagactatgagataataacgcatatatttgacgaaaatgtaattagacacaaaataacaaattgatTAACGTCTTTTAACaacgacttatttttattgaaaaataaagaaatttgaaataagtgaaatttttacatgattatgaaccatcacaaaaaaaataaaaaagtaagcattaaatgatttgacaataaaattaaattaaaattaataacgagTGTTTCGCCCTCTTGCTCTGATTACGGTTTCCATTCGTCTGGGCTTGCTACAGATTATGTTATCGATGATTTCTTGAGGCAACCGCTCTCACTCCTCAAGTAATGCGTTTCCAAGTTCATTCAGATTGTTGGGGGGTGGCATTCTGGATTTAACCCTTCTTTTTAGCAAGTCCCAGACATGTTTTATCGGATTCATATCGGGGGAATTTGCTGGCCACTGCATCACCGGTATACTTACGTGGCTCAGATATGCCTATACCGATTGTGCACTATGAGCACGAGCATTATCTTGCATTAGAATAAAGTCGTCACCAATAAATGGGGCAAATGGTACAACATGTTCTTCTTAAATGTCTCTGATGTATTTATCTGCTGTCATGGTCCCTCCTGTGACTATCACTAACTCCGTGCGAGCTCTCAAACATATCCCTCCCCAAACCATAATCGAGCCGCCACCATAAGCCACTGTGTGTTCAAAATTAGACTATATTTGGCGTTCTATTCTGTGTCTCCATATTCGCTGTCTCCAATCGATctgttttaaaagaactctGCACTCATCAGTAAAGAGAACCTGCTGCCATTCGTTCAAATCCCAGACGATGTTCTCGCGTATAGGTTTCTATTccgctaattgtgccggtgtgtgtatatcgtaaaaaccatttcaaccgcttttttcaagatggcggccgtgggacaagggtggcgaccccacaaacttggttttaGCTTCACACTGACCCCCCCTACccaccaaaaaaataaaattgcgtcctctaaaaaacgcAAGTTAGGtctaaaaaatgtaacatttcaatggactaagtgctgatttacacagggtcagtagacgagtcagtcgcggcgccgaatttcggcctgactgactgacttcaaatctgtttacacagggttttttttcgggttaccactgatttgcctcgaatttgtagtcagttactgaccctgtgtaaatcagcacttatacTAAGTAACATGtactaatatatatatatagtattaactacgtaacggattttgatgcttaTGGTGATTCTCGAGGAAAAACCTTCATAAAGTgttagtaggtataatatattttattaggttttagacaaagcgggcgaagcagcggacggaaagctagttaagaataaatatacaaaagctcatattgttcataaatatataaaaaaaaacttttgttCAAAAGATAACTTATGACTTACCGATTGTTCTTAGTGCTTGTTGGTAGCATACCGTTCAGATTCAGTAGATTCAGGCTGATCTTGCCACTGCCGGCTGAATCGtctgtaaattatattaaaatacatcaaAACATCATaatggtaataataataaatatttcaggataggactttcacacacggcacgatctgatctcATACTatgctttcgcttgtgttatggaaaccagatggctgataaacacacatatattataattttaaataaatacttatatagataattatgacacagagcaaacatctacattcatcacacaaatttctatttaaatgggctatctaacaccgaaagaatttttgaaatcggaccagtaattcttgagattagcgcgttcaaacaaacaaactcttcagctttataatattagtatagattctcGAAATCTCGAAGAAGGTTTATAGTATATACCTAATTCATAAGGTTaaagacaaagcgggcggaGTTGCGAACGGAAAgcacaaaaattaataaccatTTTTACCAGACTGCATAAGGgttgtttttcgagtttatgtttgtactaacaaataaaataatttagccATTTTATTGTTGAAAGAGGCGCCCAAGGTATATCGATTTTCGATTTCTAAACTGAGAGCTACCTACACGCTAGCAACGCGCCCACCTTATCAACCCGCGCATTCTCATGTCTAAGATTTCTTTGTTAATAATgcttttttgtacaaaaatgctaataaaaataatagagttGTAAGtgactaatatttttaaccgacttcaaaaaaaggaagaggttatcaattcggccggtatgttttttttttatgtatgtacaccgattactccgaggtttctgaaccgatttacgtgattctttttttgttcgatgcgggatggtgtcgaattggtaattggtcccataaaaattttattcggataggcccagtagtttttattttatgggcatttttgcaagtgcaagtttgaagtcggttgtttttaacgcagttatcacttgtgtaACTTCAGTTAGGTAGTTTATTCAAGAATCATAAATACTAGTCACATCagtgtttgttaaaataagtataataatattattataacagttgcttatgcattttttaagtaatcagcataaaatatattaaatatacttcACAACATATAtcaagaaaagaaaaaagacatacagacagactaGGACTACATTTGTTGcctgaaataaatgaataaataattaaaaaaataaaagacgtgtgtcactcggggactgccgcggtaaagctattgcatcatgctatgccttcaagccacacctccgcccgtcggagtggggagcgtgaggatttttcgttacggaatttctcgattcggtccccgcgctcaaggcccgcgatagaagctacgcaatagcttaataaaaaatacttgtataaattatatacaattatacccATGTAGTATGTAGTAAGTGGTCTATGAAGCAAAGTGCTTTTAAAAGGGGATATCACTTGAAAAACACCTAAAACGTGAAAACGTCGCAGCACCGATTTTCAGTGAATCCTGAGCATAGTTATAGGAAAAGCATCCTACTAATATGAAaattcgaaagtttgtgaggttgtgtgtgtgtgtgtgtgtgtgtttgttactctttcacgcaaatactactgaaccgattacaatgaaatttagcacacatatagagggtaacttggattaaaacataggataggtgttatcccgaaaatcccacgggaacgggaactatgcgggtttttctttgaaaacgcgggcgaagccgccggcggaaagctagtgaaataatattataaaataaatatagctcGATATAAATACTTCGATAGCGCGATTCAGACATACCTTGATTAGAGTTGGAATCACTCTCATCGCGTCTAGATATGTCCGCCTCCACCTGGACCAACCACTCGTACACCATCTCCGTGTTGATGTTCTCGAAGCCGGGAATGTAGCCCGCCATGAACTCCATGAAAcctgacaattttttttatgttaagatttgTTTACGTAAGCTAATGATagcaatgacctattatactagtagacgcggcatacgccaacatcattgcactaaaaaacagcgtaattaatacatacctacttactaacgcattatcaccaatacagttgttctctctttcactctcacgcacgagacataatacatgtctcactcatgtacttcgtaataacaactgccgattaaaatacaaaaagaacgtccagccacgacgctgaatggtgcgtgactaagtgaaactcgggcacttacctgagttttttcttgccaaaatagagagcgggtaacgtatctagctcttttatatatcatagaatGATAGTATAAGTAGGTGAAGATGAAAATGTGGGTAGGTAGAAACAATGAGGCTAATTAGTACTTtcttgtgtttaattttacgcgagtattatctatatacatttataaattaaagctTATAGCG
This is a stretch of genomic DNA from Colias croceus chromosome 29, ilColCroc2.1. It encodes these proteins:
- the LOC123704419 gene encoding CUE domain-containing protein 2, which codes for MSAIAQQESFIKASLFHFIEKNVPSANLTVIDEIVLSYVTSILELASQDSCFDVEGFMEFMAGYIPGFENINTEMVYEWLVQVEADISRRDESDSNSNQDDSAGSGKISLNLLNLNGMLPTSTKNNRSHSNSESSECAERRPIIDTEEYAEQCRALTEMFPNTCAMEIKHCVSIACGDPERAAATLLHRREQGQSLSAAAIHTVAKQPLCDDHEIKNRIIARYSYVDKDAETKEHKPLAPKIEPKKMVRYRDNKIVSLKGERYTEVPKSGIDEEHLKKPKKQHCP